From the Candidatus Omnitrophota bacterium genome, one window contains:
- a CDS encoding YgiT-type zinc finger protein, with translation MRCPYCNFDACDDRIQGAFWTRKGFVVIDNIPGMLCQGCGEQFFAEETTQQIRKVLAYSPFKINRQILASVYSLSKSHFAKNNHAPQLLDRQYTACFESPSFQSSSATGPVSDIQGDPESLTCKYCESETVESRVQSVFWIAEKLVILENIPARVCKQCQEQYYDDEIFDGLAALEKGGSFPGTVKREISVPLFSFTDAVGENGGRNIINWEI, from the coding sequence ATGAGATGTCCCTATTGTAATTTCGACGCCTGCGATGACCGCATCCAAGGAGCATTTTGGACCCGGAAGGGATTTGTTGTTATAGATAATATTCCCGGTATGTTATGTCAAGGATGCGGGGAACAATTCTTCGCAGAAGAAACCACGCAGCAGATTCGGAAAGTATTGGCGTATTCACCCTTCAAAATCAATCGGCAGATTCTGGCTTCTGTATATTCTTTATCAAAATCCCATTTCGCAAAAAACAACCACGCGCCTCAACTACTGGATCGGCAGTATACCGCCTGTTTTGAATCTCCCTCTTTTCAATCAAGTTCTGCAACCGGACCAGTCAGCGATATTCAAGGCGATCCAGAGAGTCTTACGTGTAAATACTGTGAATCAGAGACCGTTGAAAGTCGCGTCCAATCGGTATTTTGGATCGCTGAAAAGTTAGTTATTTTAGAAAATATTCCGGCGCGGGTGTGCAAGCAGTGCCAGGAACAATACTATGATGATGAAATATTTGATGGCCTCGCCGCATTAGAGAAAGGTGGTTCTTTTCCGGGAACAGTTAAGCGAGAAATTTCCGTTCCGCTCTTCTCTTTTACGGATGCTGTGGGCGAAAATGGAGGAAGAAATATCATTAATTGGGAAATATGA
- a CDS encoding PQQ-binding-like beta-propeller repeat protein, which translates to MIRLNQKRFIRVGLIPLFILFFYSAGFANDWPAYRCDAARSGFASETLANDLYLQWSYSPNDIPKPCWPMPASELPRMHSDNAYHAAIANGKVFIGSSVTNEIFAMDLKTGEPRWKFFAQGPVRFAPAVYEGRVYAGSDDGYVYCLDAADGSPLWKRRAGPSEEKVIGNGRMISLWPVRTGVLVDNGTAYFTAGVFPYEGLYVCALNAADGSLVWKNDTIGDYAHELQYGGISPHGYLLASPDVLYIPSGRSMPAAFDRHTGKFLFYASPGAKRGGVWSLLDQDRLIAGVDLSGAPHKVFYDAKTGERLNDAFADVPGIDMVVTSNLTFVITRDGLTAIDRRRFADAKKRLSELSSEQNELSSQLTDLREKRRQSDEKDRQQLDDAIEALVLKIGRNGDEIKSLQREGFLWNYPAKDLCSIIASGNTVIAGGKEIVIGVDSQNGKEKWRNSIQGNAAGLAVADKRLIVSSDAGPIYCFGENKTDANDEMKFTPDPNPFPEDDLSALYQASAEKILADAQCQKGYCLVLDCGEGRLAYELAKRSKLNIIGLEKDSEKLSRAREKLYDAGLWGNRVVVEPWDISTLPDYFANLIVSDGMLFAGKTQSADNERYRVLRPWGGASMLGYRQNGETSWEKFVRGELEGAGSWTQEYGDPANTACSNDQLVDGPLGILWYGEPGPIGMVERHAEAQSPVCMNGRAFMEGENIVAAVDAFNGTPLWKKEIPGAVRVKIKADSGNLAVSEDSLFVAAADECYRLDAATGKTIRVYRLPPTADGTNRRWGYISVVNGILYGSSALPMKEEYGDLIRLCLRNGQWKPDGDIPEEFHERYLYYKNLYPDPQDFLRAAERDGTLYRYMAAFGNGGEFMQKNAVTEGMMTSDKVFAVNIDTGEFLWIWDGKKIANITITIGDGKIFFADCAITQEEKECAIRDRLDLIQKGIYKLREGIAAELEAVKKKLTDNAAENNAATKRTLEYLAASAEAEMFKEENPLGSLTYADADARKIVALDAKTGEKLWETFVDLTGGCGDRMGAAYAKGMLVFFGNYGNHDAWRFINGGLQWRRIAAFRADSGKMAWSRTLNYRTRPVIVGDKIILEPRACDLYTGETVMRSHPITGEQVPWEFLRPGHTCGITSASAKGLFYRSACTAFYDLEEDRGVSLFGAYRPGCAISMIPASGVLLSQEAAAGCTCSYPVRCTLAMMRKSQRQQPWSIYVTPGDLKPVKHFAINLGAAADMKDDEGVVWFGYPNPKTDMYNHFPNYGVKFDLSEKIENGAGYFCRDFKGVELEGTDKPWLFSSGCLGFEKCQIPLMDNQNQEGVYYTIRLGFRPMPDDLEGRRIFDIKIQDQIVDSNVDIMRLTGSANKVIVKEFNHILVLDDLNLELLPHDNEWDQSPILNCIEVFRERI; encoded by the coding sequence ATGATACGTTTGAATCAAAAAAGATTCATACGCGTTGGTTTGATTCCACTTTTTATACTATTTTTCTACTCCGCCGGTTTTGCGAACGACTGGCCTGCTTACCGCTGCGACGCCGCGCGCAGCGGCTTCGCTTCGGAAACTCTCGCGAACGATCTGTATTTGCAATGGAGTTATTCGCCGAACGATATTCCCAAACCTTGTTGGCCGATGCCCGCCTCCGAATTGCCTCGAATGCACAGCGATAACGCTTACCATGCGGCGATCGCCAACGGCAAAGTATTTATCGGATCGAGCGTAACGAATGAAATCTTCGCTATGGATTTAAAGACAGGCGAACCGCGCTGGAAATTTTTTGCGCAAGGACCGGTTCGTTTTGCTCCCGCCGTATATGAGGGAAGAGTCTACGCCGGATCGGACGACGGCTATGTCTACTGTCTTGACGCCGCCGACGGTTCGCCGTTATGGAAGCGCCGCGCGGGACCTAGCGAAGAAAAAGTAATTGGCAACGGAAGAATGATTTCCTTATGGCCGGTGCGCACTGGCGTTCTTGTAGATAATGGGACGGCGTACTTCACCGCCGGCGTTTTTCCCTACGAAGGGTTGTACGTATGCGCCCTAAATGCAGCCGATGGATCCTTAGTTTGGAAAAACGATACCATCGGCGATTATGCGCACGAATTGCAGTATGGCGGCATCTCTCCGCATGGCTATTTGCTCGCTTCTCCGGATGTTCTTTACATTCCATCGGGCCGATCCATGCCTGCCGCTTTCGATCGCCATACGGGAAAATTTCTTTTTTATGCGTCCCCCGGCGCCAAACGCGGCGGCGTTTGGTCTCTACTTGACCAGGACAGACTTATTGCCGGAGTGGATTTGTCGGGCGCGCCTCATAAAGTATTTTACGATGCGAAAACGGGAGAACGATTGAACGACGCATTCGCCGATGTTCCCGGAATCGACATGGTCGTCACCTCCAATCTAACCTTCGTGATTACGCGAGACGGCCTGACCGCTATCGATAGGCGGCGGTTTGCGGATGCGAAAAAAAGATTAAGCGAGTTATCTTCCGAACAAAACGAACTCAGCAGTCAGCTAACCGATTTAAGAGAAAAACGCCGCCAATCCGATGAGAAAGACCGCCAGCAACTGGATGACGCCATCGAGGCGCTTGTTTTAAAAATTGGACGAAATGGAGACGAAATAAAAAGTTTGCAACGCGAAGGTTTTCTGTGGAATTACCCAGCGAAAGACCTTTGCTCAATAATTGCGTCCGGGAATACCGTTATTGCAGGTGGAAAAGAGATCGTAATCGGCGTCGATTCCCAAAACGGAAAAGAAAAGTGGCGCAATTCAATACAAGGCAACGCCGCGGGATTGGCTGTGGCGGATAAGCGACTTATCGTGAGCAGCGACGCCGGTCCGATTTATTGTTTTGGCGAAAATAAAACCGACGCCAACGACGAGATGAAATTTACGCCGGATCCGAATCCATTTCCCGAAGACGATTTAAGCGCTTTGTATCAAGCCTCCGCTGAAAAAATCCTTGCGGACGCTCAATGCCAAAAAGGTTATTGCCTGGTTCTCGATTGCGGAGAAGGCCGACTCGCTTACGAACTGGCAAAACGTTCGAAACTAAATATCATCGGATTGGAAAAAGATTCGGAAAAACTGAGCCGGGCGCGGGAAAAACTATACGACGCCGGTTTGTGGGGAAATCGCGTAGTCGTCGAGCCTTGGGATATTTCCACTCTTCCCGATTATTTCGCCAATTTGATCGTTTCGGACGGAATGCTGTTCGCCGGGAAAACGCAATCCGCCGACAACGAACGTTACCGCGTACTTCGCCCTTGGGGCGGCGCATCGATGCTTGGCTATCGGCAAAATGGCGAAACGTCATGGGAAAAATTCGTCCGCGGCGAATTGGAAGGCGCCGGGAGTTGGACGCAAGAATACGGCGATCCGGCGAATACGGCTTGTTCTAACGATCAACTCGTTGACGGCCCATTGGGAATTCTATGGTACGGCGAACCCGGCCCGATCGGCATGGTGGAACGTCACGCGGAAGCCCAAAGTCCCGTCTGCATGAATGGGCGCGCATTCATGGAGGGAGAAAACATCGTAGCCGCCGTAGACGCTTTCAATGGAACGCCTTTATGGAAAAAGGAAATACCCGGCGCCGTACGCGTCAAAATCAAAGCCGACAGCGGCAATCTTGCCGTGAGCGAAGATAGCCTATTCGTCGCCGCCGCTGACGAATGTTATCGCCTCGACGCTGCGACGGGAAAAACGATTCGGGTTTATCGTTTGCCCCCAACGGCCGATGGGACTAATCGGCGATGGGGTTATATTTCCGTCGTCAATGGGATTCTTTACGGTTCCTCCGCCTTGCCGATGAAAGAAGAATATGGCGATCTTATCAGACTGTGCCTGCGGAACGGTCAATGGAAGCCGGACGGCGATATCCCTGAAGAATTCCACGAACGATATCTTTATTACAAAAATCTATATCCCGATCCGCAAGATTTCTTGCGCGCCGCGGAGCGGGACGGGACGTTATACCGCTACATGGCGGCATTCGGGAACGGCGGCGAATTTATGCAGAAAAACGCCGTTACGGAAGGAATGATGACGAGCGACAAAGTCTTCGCCGTCAATATCGATACCGGCGAATTTCTTTGGATATGGGACGGGAAGAAAATCGCCAATATTACCATAACGATTGGCGATGGGAAAATATTTTTCGCCGACTGCGCCATTACGCAAGAAGAAAAAGAATGCGCCATTCGCGACCGTCTCGATCTCATCCAAAAAGGAATTTACAAACTGAGAGAAGGAATCGCCGCCGAATTGGAAGCCGTTAAAAAGAAATTGACCGACAATGCGGCGGAAAACAACGCCGCAACCAAGCGGACGCTGGAATATTTGGCGGCGTCCGCGGAAGCGGAAATGTTTAAGGAAGAAAATCCGTTGGGTAGTTTAACTTACGCGGATGCGGACGCGCGAAAGATCGTCGCGCTTGACGCAAAAACAGGCGAGAAATTATGGGAAACCTTCGTTGATTTGACCGGCGGTTGCGGAGATAGAATGGGCGCCGCCTACGCTAAAGGCATGTTGGTTTTTTTTGGCAACTATGGCAATCACGACGCCTGGCGATTCATCAACGGCGGACTGCAATGGCGGCGCATCGCCGCCTTTCGCGCCGACAGCGGAAAGATGGCGTGGTCTCGCACTCTGAATTATCGAACGAGACCCGTGATTGTGGGCGACAAGATTATTCTGGAGCCGCGCGCTTGCGACCTCTATACCGGAGAAACGGTCATGCGCAGCCATCCCATTACCGGCGAGCAGGTTCCCTGGGAATTTCTGCGGCCCGGCCATACTTGCGGCATTACATCCGCATCGGCGAAAGGACTATTCTATCGCTCGGCTTGCACGGCTTTTTACGATCTCGAAGAAGATCGCGGCGTATCGTTATTCGGCGCGTATCGTCCCGGTTGCGCCATTAGCATGATCCCCGCCAGCGGCGTGTTGCTTTCACAGGAAGCGGCGGCCGGTTGCACTTGTTCGTATCCCGTTCGCTGCACGCTGGCGATGATGCGAAAATCGCAGCGTCAACAACCGTGGAGTATTTACGTGACCCCAGGCGACCTGAAACCCGTGAAGCATTTTGCGATCAATTTGGGCGCAGCAGCCGATATGAAGGACGACGAAGGCGTCGTTTGGTTTGGTTATCCCAATCCCAAAACGGACATGTACAATCATTTTCCGAATTATGGCGTAAAATTCGATCTCTCGGAAAAGATAGAAAACGGCGCCGGTTATTTTTGCCGCGACTTTAAAGGCGTCGAACTGGAGGGGACGGATAAACCTTGGCTGTTCTCGTCGGGATGCTTGGGTTTTGAAAAATGTCAAATTCCACTTATGGACAATCAAAATCAAGAAGGCGTTTACTACACTATCCGCTTAGGCTTTCGCCCCATGCCAGACGATCTCGAAGGACGGCGAATATTCGATATTAAAATTCAAGACCAGATCGTCGATTCGAATGTGGATATCATGCGGTTGACAGGCTCAGCGAACAAAGTGATTGTAAAAGAATTCAACCATATCCTCGTATTGGACGATCTGAATCTGGAACTGCTCCCCCACGATAACGAATGGGATCAATCCCCTATTCTGAATTGCATTGAGGTCTTTCGCGAACGCATCTAG
- a CDS encoding DNA topoisomerase 3 translates to MKTLILTEKPSVAQDFAKSLGVKGKHDGYIENIEYAIAWAIGHLVALLEPQEYDAKWKKWSLETLPILPESFQYKPIAKTQKQFHVLQKLLTSGSFDRIVIATDAGREGEVIARTILLMAGFEDQKKLFRFWSSLALTPQVIAHGLKSLQPLSDYDRLWQAGQSRQIADWLVGMNFSRAATVSLHDLFSVGRVQTAVLALLVDRRREIDAFKPVPYWLLTVQFANEKGEWIGTWFHGKQTRFEKKEDAERILSKVLHQTGAVLSVSKQKKRQPPPLLYSLTDLQQDANKKFGFTAQETLDVAQKLYEKRKCLSYPRTDAKVLGTENVGMAQNLIRKLSQTYPPIFSGIDNRLVNASNRRVFNNAKLTDHHALIPLAPLPPEAGDYERKIYDLVLKRFAAAFYPDCEYEQTEIIASVENETFRTKGKTILQPGWRAVYGMEPERPDERDDEPEQENLPPLQKDDPAHVRQARLQEKKTAPPPEYTEALLLKDMTNPGKYASEEELKKIYRGDVGLGTQSTRAQIIEVLLKRKYIQRKKTRLLALEKGCFLIDSLRRFSVAGKIASTDETARWERQLERMAQGEKGGERFLENIGNFVKDAVQEMKTVSQSTRMTNELGNCPQCGGKIIEGKRGFGCSNWKKEDGGCSFVAWKTISGKEITPAILQNLLSRKKIGPLDGFVSSNNQPCSAFLKLVQSKEGWSVELEIAEKQKEKSTNAQSLGCCPDCGGEIIEGKKGYGCENWREENGGCQFVIWKTIAQKKIPKKAVSQLLKGGKTDIIQSFKSKEGKSFSARLKLMKNKPGPSKIVFEFSHHAEN, encoded by the coding sequence ATGAAAACGCTGATCCTGACCGAAAAGCCGTCCGTAGCCCAAGACTTCGCCAAATCGCTTGGCGTGAAGGGAAAGCATGACGGCTATATCGAGAACATCGAATACGCTATCGCTTGGGCGATTGGACATCTTGTCGCCTTGCTGGAACCGCAAGAATACGACGCCAAATGGAAGAAATGGAGTCTGGAAACTCTGCCCATCCTGCCCGAATCATTTCAATATAAGCCGATCGCCAAGACTCAAAAACAATTCCATGTTCTGCAAAAATTGTTAACGAGCGGCTCCTTCGACCGGATCGTGATCGCCACCGACGCCGGGCGCGAGGGGGAAGTGATCGCCCGCACGATTCTTCTCATGGCCGGATTCGAGGATCAGAAAAAACTGTTCCGTTTCTGGAGCAGTTTGGCGCTCACTCCGCAAGTCATTGCCCATGGATTGAAATCGCTCCAACCCCTATCCGATTACGACCGGCTTTGGCAAGCCGGGCAATCGCGTCAAATCGCCGACTGGCTAGTCGGGATGAATTTTTCGCGCGCCGCCACCGTCTCTCTGCACGATCTGTTCAGCGTCGGGCGGGTGCAGACGGCCGTTCTCGCTCTTTTGGTCGATCGCCGCCGGGAAATCGACGCCTTCAAGCCTGTCCCCTATTGGCTGCTGACGGTTCAATTCGCCAATGAAAAAGGAGAATGGATAGGAACCTGGTTTCATGGGAAACAGACTCGCTTCGAGAAGAAGGAAGACGCCGAACGCATCCTGTCGAAAGTCCTCCATCAAACCGGCGCGGTTTTGTCCGTAAGCAAGCAAAAGAAGCGCCAGCCGCCTCCCTTGCTGTATTCTCTGACCGATCTTCAGCAGGACGCCAACAAAAAATTCGGCTTTACGGCACAGGAAACCCTCGATGTCGCTCAGAAACTTTACGAGAAGCGTAAATGCCTCTCCTATCCGCGAACGGACGCCAAAGTCCTCGGAACGGAAAACGTTGGAATGGCGCAAAATCTCATCCGCAAACTATCGCAAACCTATCCACCCATCTTTTCGGGCATCGACAACCGTCTTGTCAACGCATCGAACCGGCGCGTCTTTAACAACGCGAAACTGACCGATCACCACGCTCTGATCCCGCTGGCTCCCTTGCCGCCGGAGGCGGGGGATTACGAACGCAAAATTTACGATTTGGTCTTGAAACGGTTTGCCGCCGCTTTCTATCCCGATTGCGAGTATGAACAAACCGAAATCATCGCCAGCGTTGAAAATGAGACGTTTCGCACGAAAGGAAAAACGATTCTCCAGCCCGGCTGGCGCGCCGTTTATGGAATGGAGCCGGAGCGCCCGGACGAGCGCGATGACGAGCCTGAGCAGGAAAATCTGCCGCCGCTGCAAAAAGACGATCCAGCCCATGTCCGCCAGGCTCGCTTACAAGAAAAGAAAACTGCGCCGCCGCCCGAATACACGGAAGCCCTGCTGCTCAAGGATATGACGAATCCGGGAAAATACGCATCGGAGGAGGAATTGAAAAAAATCTATCGGGGAGATGTGGGATTGGGAACCCAGTCTACGCGGGCGCAAATCATTGAAGTCCTGCTGAAACGGAAGTACATACAACGAAAAAAGACGCGCTTGTTAGCTTTGGAAAAAGGATGTTTTCTGATCGATTCGTTGAGACGATTTTCCGTTGCCGGAAAAATCGCCTCCACCGATGAAACCGCCCGCTGGGAGAGGCAATTGGAGCGGATGGCGCAGGGAGAGAAGGGCGGCGAACGGTTTCTGGAAAATATTGGGAATTTCGTAAAAGATGCCGTGCAAGAGATGAAAACGGTTTCCCAATCAACCCGCATGACGAATGAATTGGGAAATTGCCCCCAATGCGGAGGAAAGATCATCGAAGGGAAGCGCGGATTTGGGTGTTCGAATTGGAAAAAAGAAGATGGCGGCTGCTCGTTCGTCGCTTGGAAAACGATTTCCGGGAAAGAGATTACTCCCGCGATTCTGCAAAATCTCTTGTCGCGCAAGAAAATCGGCCCGCTGGATGGCTTCGTTTCCAGCAATAACCAACCCTGTTCCGCCTTTCTCAAACTCGTTCAAAGCAAGGAGGGATGGAGCGTAGAATTGGAAATTGCTGAGAAACAAAAGGAAAAATCAACGAACGCCCAATCGCTGGGATGCTGTCCCGATTGCGGGGGAGAAATCATCGAAGGGAAAAAAGGATATGGCTGCGAAAACTGGCGAGAAGAGAATGGAGGGTGCCAATTCGTAATCTGGAAAACGATAGCCCAAAAGAAAATTCCCAAGAAAGCCGTTTCGCAACTGCTGAAAGGCGGCAAGACAGACATAATCCAAAGCTTCAAATCGAAAGAAGGAAAATCCTTTTCCGCTCGGTTAAAATTGATGAAAAACAAACCTGGACCATCGAAGATCGTTTTCGAGTTTTCCCATCATGCAGAGAACTAG
- a CDS encoding DUF1349 domain-containing protein, giving the protein MDLLKDCKDGKLENGLKWLYEPQEWKIDNDGLSIVPPMPSDFFRPYGGTPIDNGSLLYKEFTGDFTAIAHARAELVDFGDAAALTVRVSETQWAKLCLERSPIGETSIVTVVTNPWSDDCNGELVTSPECYLRLTRKGSLFVMHYSLDGIKWRFARMFMMEISAKVMVGIHAQAPFSFGCKVCFRSFSISPQTISDFRSGE; this is encoded by the coding sequence ATGGATCTTCTTAAAGATTGTAAAGACGGAAAACTTGAAAATGGTTTAAAGTGGCTTTACGAGCCGCAGGAATGGAAAATCGACAACGATGGATTGAGCATCGTTCCTCCGATGCCGAGCGATTTTTTCAGGCCCTACGGCGGAACGCCGATCGACAATGGTTCTCTTCTCTACAAAGAATTTACCGGCGACTTTACGGCGATTGCTCATGCGCGAGCCGAACTTGTAGATTTTGGCGATGCCGCCGCCTTGACCGTTCGCGTCAGTGAAACGCAATGGGCTAAACTTTGCCTGGAGCGCAGTCCCATCGGTGAAACGTCGATCGTCACGGTCGTTACGAATCCGTGGTCCGATGACTGCAACGGCGAACTTGTGACATCCCCCGAGTGTTATCTGCGGCTAACGAGGAAAGGCAGCTTGTTCGTAATGCATTACAGTCTTGACGGAATAAAATGGAGATTCGCGCGCATGTTCATGATGGAAATTTCTGCGAAAGTCATGGTTGGAATCCACGCCCAAGCGCCTTTTTCTTTTGGTTGCAAGGTTTGTTTCCGGTCATTTTCGATCTCGCCGCAAACCATCTCCGATTTCCGTTCGGGAGAATAA
- a CDS encoding (2Fe-2S)-binding protein codes for MPMKHEGESNHPLSRRSFMKGFGTSMAASAITGGLAAVAERPSQAAESGAALGPDAVPMTLTVNGKAYDVMAEPRETLLEVLRNRLDITGPKLICDRGACGGCTVYLDGNTVYACMMLAIEAQGREIVTIEGLASGGVLHPVQEAFMEEDAMQCGFCTPGFVMSMAAALNANPSASLEELKEGVSGHVCRCGTYAQIFKAAETAKRKMGG; via the coding sequence ATGCCCATGAAACACGAGGGAGAATCGAATCACCCGCTTTCTCGCCGGTCATTCATGAAAGGTTTTGGAACCAGTATGGCGGCATCCGCCATTACCGGCGGATTGGCGGCGGTCGCCGAACGTCCAAGTCAAGCGGCGGAAAGCGGCGCGGCATTGGGGCCAGACGCCGTACCCATGACCCTGACTGTCAACGGCAAGGCCTACGATGTTATGGCGGAACCGAGGGAAACTCTACTGGAGGTTCTACGAAACCGCTTGGACATCACCGGCCCCAAGCTGATCTGCGACAGGGGCGCGTGCGGCGGGTGCACTGTCTATCTGGACGGTAATACCGTCTACGCTTGCATGATGCTCGCTATTGAAGCCCAAGGCCGCGAGATCGTAACCATCGAAGGTTTGGCGAGCGGCGGCGTTCTGCATCCGGTGCAGGAAGCTTTTATGGAGGAAGACGCCATGCAATGCGGTTTCTGCACGCCAGGATTCGTCATGTCGATGGCGGCGGCGTTGAACGCGAATCCTTCCGCCAGTTTAGAGGAATTGAAAGAAGGCGTCTCCGGCCATGTGTGCCGTTGCGGGACTTACGCGCAAATCTTCAAAGCCGCCGAAACCGCAAAGCGAAAGATGGGAGGGTGA
- a CDS encoding xanthine dehydrogenase family protein molybdopterin-binding subunit, protein MAKTVAVTIGHDGLIRDVTYSVANDEPGVWGMGYDFSVVKNKRIPRVDSLEIVTGKAKYTHDINRPNMLHAVMVTCPYAKASVGAIDLSDAQNMPGVVDARLAGQGKNAQYAGHLVAVIAAETPQQAIDAARKVKVSYTQQSFAAAAGPTSRDVGENVPQSVQEGRVSFVSPSNRGNVDSGFNQADAIHEAVYETQVTPHCTLETHGCVAEWNGNQLTVWISTQGIWMSQQACARAGGISASQTRVISEYMGGGFGSKLQTEDFTDLCVKMAKDTGRPVKFMASRYEDLVRCGNKPGSRQTVRIGGKKDGTLTAIDAQCVVITGYSGSDSYSAPYHDGYDCPNVRVSESTTRLNAGASRAFRAPGRPQGTYALEMAIEELAVKLDLDPVEFRMKNVGASELDCRLHALQAGAERFGWSEKFKKHGSETGILRRGVGCAITTWPYFAGAGGATARCTLYPDGGVEIANSCQDLGTGIRTAIAAAAAETLCIELENIKVLVGDTQLGLVGPMSGGSVTTSNVAPAVRSACFKAQRQVFTVVAQKWGTDLDNIVCKNSVVSTLSDPNLSMPWRDAAALMGEDPITITARDLARPTVRGVALGTQMRGAQFAEVEVNTETGRVRCLRIVAAQDCGIAMARAQAESQICGGAIMGLSYALSEDRILDNMMGRPINASMETYKLLSPVQAPEIEVVLIDVYDPVNNCSAKGLGEPPHIPTAAAVGCAVYNALGAPVRSLPITPYKVLQALKRKEG, encoded by the coding sequence ATGGCGAAAACCGTAGCGGTTACGATTGGACATGATGGATTAATCCGCGACGTTACCTATTCCGTTGCCAACGACGAACCTGGCGTATGGGGAATGGGATACGATTTCTCAGTGGTAAAAAACAAACGCATTCCCCGCGTTGATTCTCTGGAGATCGTTACCGGCAAGGCCAAATACACGCACGACATTAATCGCCCCAACATGCTGCACGCCGTGATGGTTACTTGCCCTTACGCTAAGGCCAGCGTCGGCGCCATCGATCTTTCCGATGCGCAGAATATGCCGGGAGTAGTGGATGCGCGGTTGGCGGGGCAGGGGAAAAACGCCCAATATGCTGGGCACTTAGTCGCCGTGATCGCCGCCGAAACCCCTCAGCAGGCGATTGACGCCGCCCGCAAGGTGAAAGTGAGCTACACGCAACAATCTTTCGCAGCGGCTGCGGGTCCAACGAGCAGAGACGTTGGCGAGAATGTTCCGCAATCCGTCCAAGAAGGGCGCGTATCCTTCGTTTCACCCTCCAACCGAGGAAATGTCGACAGCGGTTTCAACCAGGCCGACGCCATTCACGAAGCCGTCTACGAAACCCAAGTTACGCCCCATTGTACTTTAGAGACCCACGGTTGCGTCGCCGAGTGGAACGGCAACCAGTTGACAGTGTGGATTAGCACTCAAGGGATTTGGATGAGCCAACAAGCCTGCGCACGGGCAGGAGGAATATCCGCTAGCCAAACGCGGGTAATCTCGGAATACATGGGCGGCGGTTTCGGCAGCAAATTGCAGACGGAAGATTTTACCGACCTTTGCGTCAAGATGGCGAAGGATACGGGAAGACCGGTGAAATTCATGGCTTCCCGTTACGAAGACCTCGTCCGTTGCGGAAACAAGCCGGGCAGCCGCCAGACCGTACGCATCGGAGGGAAAAAAGACGGAACTCTGACAGCCATCGACGCGCAATGCGTCGTCATAACCGGATACAGCGGTTCGGATAGTTACTCCGCACCCTATCATGACGGGTACGACTGCCCTAATGTCCGAGTCAGCGAATCGACCACGCGCCTGAACGCGGGCGCGTCCCGCGCTTTCCGCGCTCCAGGACGTCCGCAGGGAACTTACGCCCTGGAGATGGCCATTGAAGAATTGGCGGTCAAACTGGACCTCGATCCGGTCGAATTCCGCATGAAGAACGTGGGCGCCAGCGAACTGGACTGCCGACTGCACGCGCTACAAGCGGGCGCGGAACGATTCGGCTGGAGTGAAAAATTCAAAAAACACGGTTCCGAAACGGGAATTCTGCGGCGCGGAGTAGGATGCGCCATTACTACCTGGCCTTACTTCGCCGGGGCGGGCGGCGCGACGGCCCGTTGCACGCTCTACCCAGACGGCGGCGTGGAAATCGCCAATTCGTGTCAGGATTTGGGAACAGGCATCCGCACCGCCATAGCCGCCGCCGCTGCCGAAACGCTTTGCATTGAACTGGAGAATATCAAAGTTCTCGTCGGCGATACGCAATTGGGATTGGTGGGACCCATGAGCGGCGGCAGCGTTACTACTTCCAACGTCGCACCGGCGGTGCGCAGCGCTTGCTTCAAAGCGCAACGGCAAGTTTTCACTGTCGTCGCGCAGAAATGGGGAACCGATCTGGATAATATCGTTTGCAAAAACAGCGTAGTATCCACCCTAAGCGACCCGAATCTCTCCATGCCCTGGCGCGATGCGGCGGCTCTGATGGGCGAGGATCCCATCACGATCACGGCGCGAGACCTGGCGCGTCCTACGGTGCGAGGCGTCGCCCTTGGAACGCAGATGCGCGGCGCGCAATTTGCGGAAGTGGAAGTCAATACCGAAACGGGACGGGTGCGTTGCTTGCGTATTGTGGCGGCGCAGGATTGCGGCATCGCCATGGCGCGGGCGCAGGCGGAAAGCCAGATTTGCGGCGGGGCGATTATGGGACTCAGTTACGCTTTATCCGAAGACCGCATCCTCGACAATATGATGGGACGGCCGATCAATGCCAGCATGGAGACCTACAAGCTGCTAAGTCCCGTACAAGCGCCGGAGATCGAAGTGGTTTTAATCGACGTGTACGATCCGGTGAACAATTGCAGCGCTAAGGGATTGGGCGAACCTCCCCATATACCCACCGCCGCCGCCGTTGGCTGCGCCGTATACAACGCCTTGGGCGCGCCGGTGCGCTCGCTTCCCATTACGCCGTATAAAGTATTGCAAGCCTTGAAGAGAAAGGAGGGCTGA